The genomic stretch TTGCTGATGAAGGCGGGCAGCTCGCGGTGCATCTTGACGTCGACCGGCTTCGGATAGGCCGCGGTGTGGCAGAAGCTCTGCATCACCAGGTCGGCGCTGAAGCCCAAACAGGCCAGGTCTTTCAGCTCGTCGCGGGTCATCGGGCCGGTGGTGTCCTGGCTGCCGACCGAGGTCATCTTCGGCTCGCAGTAGGTGCCCGGGCGCACGCCCTGGCCTTCCGGCAGGCCGCAGGCACGGCCGACCATCTTCTGCGCCAGGGTGTAGCCCTTGGTCGACACGCTCGGCGCGCTCGGCAGGCGGAACGTGGTGGAGGCGGGCAGGCCCAGGAACTCGCGCGCCTTGGCCGTCAGCGAGCGGCCGATGATCAGGTTGATACGGCCGCCGGCGCGCACTTCGTCGAGCAGCACGTCGCTCTTGAGCGAGAACTCGGCGATCTTGGCGCCGTTCTTCTCGATCTTGCCGGCATAGGGGTAGATGTCGACCACGTCGCCCATGTCCATCTTGGACACGTCGACCTCGATCGGCAGCGCGCCGGAGTCTTCTTGCGTGTTGAAGAAGATCGGGGCGATCTTGCCGCCCAGGCAGACGCCGCCGAAACGCTTGTTGGGCACGTAGGGAATGTCTTCGCCGGTGGCCCAGATCACGCTGTTGGTGGCCGACTTGCGCGAAGAGCCGGTGCCCACGACGTCACCGACGTAGGCGACCAGATGGCCCTTTTTCTTCAGGTCTTCGATGAACTTGACCGGGCCGCGCTTGCCGTCTTCCTCGGGGGTGATGCCGGGGCGAGCGTTCTTCAGCATCGCCAGGTAGTGCAGCGGGATGTCGGGGCGGCTCCAGGCGTCCGGCGCCGGCGACAGGTCGTCGGTGTTGGTTTCGCCGGTGACCTTGAACACCGTCACGGTGATCTTCTGGGCCACTTCAGGGCGCGACGTGAACCACTCGGCGTCGGCCCACGACTGGATCACGGCCTTGGCGTGCGCGTTGCCGGCCTTGGCCTTCTCGGCCACGTCGTGGAAGTAATCGAACATCAGCAGGGTCTTCTTCAGACCCTCGGCGGCGACGGGCGCCACTTCGGCGTCGTCGAGCAGCTCGATCAGGGGTTTGACGTTGTAGCCGCCGACCATCGTGCCCAGCAGCTCGGTGGCCTTGGCGCGCGAGATCAGCGCCACCTTCAGGTCACCGTGGGCCACGGCGGCCAGGAAGGACGCCTTGACCTTGGCGGCGTCGTCCACGCCCGGGGGCACGCGGTGCGTCAGCAGGTCGAGCAGAAAGCTCTCTTCGCCGGGGGGCGGGTTCTTCAGCAGCTCGATCAGCTCGCCGGTCTGCTGGGCAGACAGCGGCAGCGGGGGAATGCCGAGTGCGGCGCGTTCGGCGACGTGGTCGCGATAGGTTTGCAGCATGTGGGGGCTCTCCGGATGGCGGCCGGCTCGTGAAAGCGGCCGGCGACTGTGTCGTATTTTATGTCTTATATAAGAGTTGCGGGCCGGTTCCGTCGCGGCAATGTGGCGAGGAGTG from Caldimonas brevitalea encodes the following:
- the acnB gene encoding bifunctional aconitate hydratase 2/2-methylisocitrate dehydratase; the protein is MLQTYRDHVAERAALGIPPLPLSAQQTGELIELLKNPPPGEESFLLDLLTHRVPPGVDDAAKVKASFLAAVAHGDLKVALISRAKATELLGTMVGGYNVKPLIELLDDAEVAPVAAEGLKKTLLMFDYFHDVAEKAKAGNAHAKAVIQSWADAEWFTSRPEVAQKITVTVFKVTGETNTDDLSPAPDAWSRPDIPLHYLAMLKNARPGITPEEDGKRGPVKFIEDLKKKGHLVAYVGDVVGTGSSRKSATNSVIWATGEDIPYVPNKRFGGVCLGGKIAPIFFNTQEDSGALPIEVDVSKMDMGDVVDIYPYAGKIEKNGAKIAEFSLKSDVLLDEVRAGGRINLIIGRSLTAKAREFLGLPASTTFRLPSAPSVSTKGYTLAQKMVGRACGLPEGQGVRPGTYCEPKMTSVGSQDTTGPMTRDELKDLACLGFSADLVMQSFCHTAAYPKPVDVKMHRELPAFISNRGGIALRPGDGVIHSWLNRMLLPDTVGTGGDSHTRFPIGISFPAGSGLVAFAAATGVMPLDMPESILVRFKGKMQPGITLRDLVHAIPLYAIRQGLLTVAKQGKKNVFSGRILEIEGLPDLKVEQAFELSDASAERSAAGCTVHLNKEPIIEYLNSNITLLKWMIANGYQDKRSLERRIKAMEQWLAKPELLQPDADAEYAAVIEIDLADIKEPIVCCPNDPDDAKTLSDVQGATIDEVFIGSCMTNIGHFRAASKLLEGKRDIPVKLWVAPPTKMDAAELTKEGHYGVLGGAGARMEMPGCSLCMGNQAQVREGATVMSTSTRNFPNRLGKNTNVYLGSAELAAICSKLGRIPTVAEYHADMGVINQDGGKVYRYMNFDQIQEFSDVAKEVTV